The following proteins are encoded in a genomic region of Candidatus Cloacimonadota bacterium:
- a CDS encoding GNAT family N-acetyltransferase: MSIPFNMNRMKETELHYPQRFASMMQKDYGLLFWNEGNKSSRESNHAVITDLFGIESSLRNIESFYKAKGIHPCIFSSLQNNELEKVSAPLSQHGFKMEIKDHVYFLHDHESSVKPVEGLDIERIQELDIDIMETIALEYGGDWTIRVVERHLQHPSYHLLGGFHDGELAALASVSIHAGYSRVSDVFTREKFRGKGYAATMIHNLVLYHKGISQNHLYLFSDNPLTSKVYIKTGFTRLAKDFISWEALKEA, translated from the coding sequence ATGTCGATACCCTTCAACATGAACCGTATGAAAGAAACGGAATTGCATTACCCACAACGTTTTGCCAGTATGATGCAAAAGGACTATGGACTGCTCTTTTGGAACGAAGGCAACAAGTCATCCCGGGAGAGTAACCATGCCGTGATCACTGATCTCTTCGGCATCGAGAGCAGCTTGCGCAACATTGAGTCCTTTTACAAAGCCAAAGGTATCCACCCTTGTATCTTCAGTTCGCTACAAAATAACGAACTGGAGAAAGTATCCGCTCCCTTGTCTCAGCACGGATTCAAGATGGAAATCAAAGACCATGTGTACTTTCTGCATGATCATGAAAGCAGCGTAAAACCCGTAGAGGGATTGGATATTGAGCGCATCCAGGAGCTGGATATCGACATTATGGAAACCATCGCCCTGGAATATGGAGGCGACTGGACTATCCGGGTGGTTGAACGCCACTTACAGCATCCCTCCTATCATCTGTTAGGAGGATTTCACGATGGAGAATTGGCAGCGCTTGCTTCCGTGAGCATCCACGCTGGATATAGCCGTGTATCCGATGTATTCACCCGCGAAAAGTTCCGTGGCAAAGGTTACGCAGCAACCATGATCCACAATCTTGTCTTGTATCACAAGGGAATCAGCCAAAATCATCTATACCTTTTTTCAGATAATCCGCTTACTTCCAAGGTTTATATAAAAACCGGTTTTACACGTCTAGCCAAAGATTTCATCAGCTGGGAAGCACTCAAAGAAGCCTGA
- a CDS encoding Fur family transcriptional regulator, whose amino-acid sequence MQEHEVLFRKYLENSGQKLTHSRSLILDAAFKVHDHFDAETLHHMIRGANVSLATVYRTLPLLVNAGLIQLAVRSEGRERFEHILGHPKHVHWICHKCKTVTETDLAALLPYLQKEAKGIKFDMDQVTINVTGLCWKCRSNDNESQ is encoded by the coding sequence ATGCAAGAACATGAAGTTCTATTCCGTAAGTACCTTGAAAATTCCGGACAAAAGCTGACCCACAGTAGAAGCTTGATTCTGGATGCGGCTTTCAAGGTACATGATCACTTCGACGCCGAGACCCTGCATCACATGATCCGCGGGGCAAATGTCTCTTTAGCCACTGTCTATCGCACCCTTCCGCTGTTGGTGAACGCAGGTCTAATCCAATTGGCGGTTCGCAGCGAGGGAAGAGAGCGTTTTGAGCATATCCTGGGTCACCCCAAACATGTCCATTGGATCTGTCACAAATGCAAAACAGTCACAGAAACTGACCTTGCCGCTCTATTGCCTTATTTGCAGAAAGAGGCCAAGGGCATAAAATTCGATATGGATCAGGTAACCATCAATGTAACAGGACTTTGCTGGAAGTGCCGGAGCAATGATAATGAGTCTCAATAA
- a CDS encoding ECF transporter S component, which yields MKWYITVGFTVLVMASTLLIRIPVPGGGYFNFGDVVIVFCGLYAGRRSGLIAGAIGSALADIIGFPLFAPITLVAKGSLGFFAGLGKDAHNRVRFIWPIVGGILMVTVYFVGTWFMPSFGKAAAFADLPPNLLQALLGFIGGRLLYKAYTKIEGMTRH from the coding sequence ATGAAATGGTACATTACGGTTGGTTTCACGGTATTGGTGATGGCCAGTACACTCTTGATCAGAATACCTGTTCCCGGAGGGGGATACTTCAATTTTGGCGATGTCGTGATAGTGTTCTGTGGTTTGTATGCTGGCAGGCGCTCCGGATTGATCGCCGGGGCGATAGGTTCTGCTCTGGCAGATATCATCGGCTTCCCGCTATTCGCCCCGATCACCCTGGTTGCCAAAGGTAGTCTGGGTTTCTTTGCTGGCCTGGGAAAAGATGCCCATAACCGGGTCCGTTTTATTTGGCCCATTGTGGGGGGAATCTTGATGGTGACAGTGTATTTTGTGGGCACCTGGTTCATGCCCAGCTTTGGTAAAGCAGCCGCCTTTGCGGACTTGCCACCCAATCTGCTGCAGGCTCTTCTCGGTTTCATCGGTGGACGATTGCTGTATAAAGCCTATACGAAGATTGAGGGAATGACTCGGCATTAA